A region from the Tachyglossus aculeatus isolate mTacAcu1 chromosome X2, mTacAcu1.pri, whole genome shotgun sequence genome encodes:
- the TFAP2A gene encoding transcription factor AP-2-alpha isoform X1, which produces MLVHSFSAMDRHDGTSNGTARLPQLGTVGQSPYTSAPPLSHTPNADFQPPYFPPPYQPIYPQSQDPYSHVNDPYSLNPLHAQPQPQHPGWPAQRQSQEAGLLHPHRALPHQLPGLDPRRDYRRHEDLLHGPHGLSSGLGDLPIHAIPHAIEDVPHVEDPGINIPDQTVIKKGPVSLSKSNSNAVSAIPLNKDNLFGGVVNPNEVFCSVPGRLSLLSSTSKYKVTVAEVQRRLSPPECLNASLLGGVLRRAKSKNGGRSLREKLDKIGLNLPAGRRKAANVTLLTSLVEGEAVHLARDFGYVCETEFPAKAVAEFLNRQHSDPNEQVTRKNMLLATKQICKEFTDLLAQDRSPLGNSRPNPILEPGIQSCLTHFNLISHGFGSPAVCAAVTALQNYLTEALKAMDKMYLSNNNPNSHTDNGAKSSDKEEKHRK; this is translated from the exons ATGTTAGTACACAGTTTTTCGGCGATG gaCCGCCACGACGGCACCAGCAACGGGACCGCCCGGTTACCCCAGTTGGGGACCGTAGGCCAATCCCCCTACACCAGCGCCCCTCCGCTCTCCCACACGCCCAACGCCGACTTCCAGCCCCCCTACTTCCCCCCTCCCTACCAGCCCATCTACCCCCAGTCTCAAGACCCCTATTCCCACGTCAACGACCCTTACAGCCTCAACCCCTTGCACGCCCAACCGCAGCCGCAGCACCCGGGCTGGCCGGCCCAGAGACAAAGCCAGGAGGCCGGCCTGTTGCACCCGCACCGAGCCCTGCCCCATCAGTTGCCCGGCTTGGACCCCCGAAGGGACTACCGAAGGCATGAGGATCTACTCCACGGACCGCACGGGCTCAGCTCGGGACTAGGAGACCTTCCCATCCACGCCATACCTCATGCTATCGAAGACGTGCCG CATGTAGAAGACCCGGGTATTAACATCCCAGATCAAACTGTAATTAAGAAAG GCCCCGTGTCCCTGTCCAAGTCCAACAGCAACGCCGTGTCCGCCATCCCCCTCAACAAGGACAACCTCTTCGGCGGCGTGGTGAACCCCAACGAGGTGTTCTGTTCGGTTCCGGGTCGCCTGTCCCTCCTCAGCTCCACCTCCAAGTACAAGGTCACGGTGGCGGAAGTGCAGCGCCGCCTCTCGCCGCCCGAGTGCCTCAACGCGTCGCTGCTGGGCGGGGTGCTGCGGAG GGCGAAGTCTAAAAATGGGGGGAGATCTTTAAGAGAAAAACTGGACAAAATAGGATTAAACTTGCCTGCGGGGAGACGTAAAGCTGCTAACGTCACCTTGCTCACATCACTAGTGGAGG gAGAAGCGGTTCACCTAGCCAGGGATTTTGGGTATGTGTGTGAAACAGAATTTCCTGCCAAAGCAGTAGCTGAATTTCTCAACCGACAACATTCCGATCCCAACGAGCAAGTGACAAGAAAAAACATGCTCCTAGCTACGAA ACAGATCTGCAAAGAGTTCACTGACCTGCTGGCTCAGGACCGATCTCCCTTGGGGAATTCACGGCCCAATCCCATCCTGGAGCCGGGCATCCAGAGCTGCCTGACTCACTTCAACCTCATCTCGCACGGGTTCGGCAGCCCGGCGGTGTGCGCCGCCGTCACGGCCCTGCAGAACTATCTCACCGAGGCGCTCAAAGCCATGGACAAAATGTACCTCAGCAACAACAATCCCAACAGCCACACGGACAACGGCGCCAAAAGCAGCGACAAAGAGGAGAAGCACCGAAAGTGA
- the TFAP2A gene encoding transcription factor AP-2-alpha isoform X2 — MLVHSFSAMDRHDGTSNGTARLPQLGTVGQSPYTSAPPLSHTPNADFQPPYFPPPYQPIYPQSQDPYSHVNDPYSLNPLHAQPQPQHPGWPAQRQSQEAGLLHPHRALPHQLPGLDPRRDYRRHEDLLHGPHGLSSGLGDLPIHAIPHAIEDVPHVEDPGINIPDQTVIKKGPVSLSKSNSNAVSAIPLNKDNLFGGVVNPNEVFCSVPGRLSLLSSTSKYKVTVAEVQRRLSPPECLNASLLGGVLRRAKSKNGGRSLREKLDKIGLNLPAGRRKAANVTLLTSLVEGEAVHLARDFGYVCETEFPAKAVAEFLNRQHSDPNEQVTRKNMLLATKSAKSSLTCWLRTDLPWGIHGPIPSWSRASRAA; from the exons ATGTTAGTACACAGTTTTTCGGCGATG gaCCGCCACGACGGCACCAGCAACGGGACCGCCCGGTTACCCCAGTTGGGGACCGTAGGCCAATCCCCCTACACCAGCGCCCCTCCGCTCTCCCACACGCCCAACGCCGACTTCCAGCCCCCCTACTTCCCCCCTCCCTACCAGCCCATCTACCCCCAGTCTCAAGACCCCTATTCCCACGTCAACGACCCTTACAGCCTCAACCCCTTGCACGCCCAACCGCAGCCGCAGCACCCGGGCTGGCCGGCCCAGAGACAAAGCCAGGAGGCCGGCCTGTTGCACCCGCACCGAGCCCTGCCCCATCAGTTGCCCGGCTTGGACCCCCGAAGGGACTACCGAAGGCATGAGGATCTACTCCACGGACCGCACGGGCTCAGCTCGGGACTAGGAGACCTTCCCATCCACGCCATACCTCATGCTATCGAAGACGTGCCG CATGTAGAAGACCCGGGTATTAACATCCCAGATCAAACTGTAATTAAGAAAG GCCCCGTGTCCCTGTCCAAGTCCAACAGCAACGCCGTGTCCGCCATCCCCCTCAACAAGGACAACCTCTTCGGCGGCGTGGTGAACCCCAACGAGGTGTTCTGTTCGGTTCCGGGTCGCCTGTCCCTCCTCAGCTCCACCTCCAAGTACAAGGTCACGGTGGCGGAAGTGCAGCGCCGCCTCTCGCCGCCCGAGTGCCTCAACGCGTCGCTGCTGGGCGGGGTGCTGCGGAG GGCGAAGTCTAAAAATGGGGGGAGATCTTTAAGAGAAAAACTGGACAAAATAGGATTAAACTTGCCTGCGGGGAGACGTAAAGCTGCTAACGTCACCTTGCTCACATCACTAGTGGAGG gAGAAGCGGTTCACCTAGCCAGGGATTTTGGGTATGTGTGTGAAACAGAATTTCCTGCCAAAGCAGTAGCTGAATTTCTCAACCGACAACATTCCGATCCCAACGAGCAAGTGACAAGAAAAAACATGCTCCTAGCTACGAA ATCTGCAAAGAGTTCACTGACCTGCTGGCTCAGGACCGATCTCCCTTGGGGAATTCACGGCCCAATCCCATCCTGGAGCCGGGCATCCAGAGCTGCCTGA